Part of the bacterium genome is shown below.
ATAAAACGGCGAGCTGTGTCTATATAAAGCACGAACCTACGGGCATCGAGGTGAAGGTGCAACAATCGCGCTCCCGAGAAGTGAATAGATTTATTGCACGAAGAATCTTATGCGAGAAAATCAAAGAACAGCGTGACGGCATTATTAGCAAGCGTGAGTCTAAGAACTATAAGATTCGCAAACAAAAAGCACGCAGAAGCCGCCGCTCCAAGGAAAAGATGCTTGAGGAAAAGCGCATGCAATCGAAAAAGAAGTCCTTAAGGGGTGGGGTTAACCTTGAAGAATAATCCTAACTTGCACCATCGGCTTAAGCATAAGAGGGCTTGAAGTTCTCCTCGCGGCTTTTTCTTGTGATCCTTATGATCGCCCTTTCCATAGGCGAATGCGAGATTCGTCCCTATAGGATAACATGGGAAAAC
Proteins encoded:
- a CDS encoding peptide chain release factor-like protein: MPFVRSDKLDEVRKRMERLGILEEDLTEKFIHGSGRGGQKLNKTASCVYIKHEPTGIEVKVQQSRSREVNRFIARRILCEKIKEQRDGIISKRESKNYKIRKQKARRSRRSKEKMLEEKRMQSKKKSLRGGVNLEE